One genomic segment of Mus pahari chromosome 4, PAHARI_EIJ_v1.1, whole genome shotgun sequence includes these proteins:
- the LOC110319759 gene encoding late cornified envelope protein 1F-like gives MSCQQSQQQCQAPAKCPPKCQTPKCPPKCPPKCPPKCPPVSSCCSLGSGSCCGSSSGGCCSSGGCCSSGGCCSSGGGGCCLSHHRPRRSLRRHRHSSGCCSSGGSSGCCGSSGGSGCCGSSGGSSGCCGSSQQSGDCC, from the coding sequence ATGTCCTGCCAGCAGAGCCAGCAGCAGTGCCAGGCCCCTGCCAAGTGCCCTCCCAAGTGCCAGACCCCAAAGTGCCCTCCAAAATGCCCACCTAAATGCCCTCCCAAGTGCCCCCCTGTGTCTTCCTGTTGTAGCCTGGGTTCTGGGAGCTGCTGTGGCTCCAGCTCTGGGGGCTGCTGCAGCTCTGGGGGCTGCTGCAGCTCTGGTGGCTGCTGCAGTTCTGGGGGTGGAGGCTGCTGTCTGAGCCACCACAGACCCCGCAGATCTCTCCGTCGTCATCGCCACAGCTCTGGGTGCTgtagcagtggtggcagcagtggctgctgtggcagcagtggtggcagtggctgctgtggcagcagtggtggcagcagtggctgctgtggcagTAGCCAGCAGTCTGGGGACTGCTGCTGA